The Larus michahellis chromosome 2, bLarMic1.1, whole genome shotgun sequence genome window below encodes:
- the PTF1A gene encoding pancreas transcription factor 1 subunit alpha, with amino-acid sequence METVLLEHFPGGLDSFSSPPYFDEEDFFPEPPPREALAVDGLLEPEVDFLSRQLQEYYRDGGDPEGGYRCPAPAATFPPSPASPGFAYECCGAAGAALLSPGGRLQALGSAKRRRRVRSEAELQQLRQAANVRERRRMQSINDAFEGLRSHIPTLPYEKRLSKVDTLRLAIGYINFLSELVQSDLPLRSASSESPSQPKKIIICHRGTRSPSPSDPDYGLPPLAGHSLSWTDEKQLKEQNIIRTAKVWTPEDPRKVNNKPSLNDIENEPPFDFVA; translated from the exons ATGGAGACGGTGCTGCTGGAGCACTTTCCCGGGGGGCTGGACTCCTTCTCCTCGCCCCCCTACTTCGACGAGGAGGACTTCTTCCCCGAGCCGCCCCCGCGGGAGGCGCTGGCCGTCGACGGGCTGCTGGAGCCGGAGGTGGATTTCCTCAGCCGGCAGCTGCAGGAGTACTACCGCGACGGCGGCGACCCCGAGGGCGGCTACCGCTGCCCGGCGCCGGCCGCCACCTTCCCGCCCTCGCCCGCCTCGCCCGGCTTCGCCTACGAGtgctgcggggcggcgggcgcggcgctgCTGTCCCCGGGGGGGAGGCTGCAGGCGCTGGGCTCGGCCAAGCGGCGGAGGCGGGTGCGCTCCGAGgcggagctgcagcagctccgtCAGGCCGCCAACGTGCGGGAGCGGCGGCGGATGCAGTCCATCAACGATGCCTTCGAGGGACTGCGCTCGCACATCCCCACCCTGCCCTACGAGAAGCGTCTCTCCAAGGTGGACACGCTGCGTCTGGCCATCGGCTACATCAACTTCCTCAGCGAGCTGGTGCAGTCCGACCTGCCGCTGCGCAGCGCCAGCAGCgagagccccagccagcccaaGAAAATCATCATCTGCCACCGCGGCACAA GATCTCCCTCCCCGAGCGACCCCGACTACGGACTCCCCCCTCTGGCCGGTCACTCGCTGTCGTGGACTGATGAAAAGCAACTCAAGGAACAAAACATCATCCGGACAGCCAAAGTGTGGACCCCCGAGGACCCGCGGAAGGTGAACAACAAACCCTCCCTCAACGACATCGAGAACGAGCCCCCCTTCGACTTCGTGGCGTGA